In Dromaius novaehollandiae isolate bDroNov1 chromosome 14, bDroNov1.hap1, whole genome shotgun sequence, a genomic segment contains:
- the MPV17L gene encoding mpv17-like protein yields MAAALRGGVRRFPWLCNVLLYAGLFAAGDAAQQLWRRRRRGAGGPPPDWAQTRRVALVALAFHGNFSYVWLRALERALPGRRPPAVLAKVLCDQLLGAPVAVLAFYTGMSILQKKEDIFSDCRKKFWNTYKTGLMYWPFVQLSNFVLVPVYLRTAYTGLCGFLWATFICFSQQSGDGTARSAFVWLQREEVNADEEPSEK; encoded by the exons atggcggcggcgctgcgcggcggggtGCGGCGCTTCCCCTGGCTCTGCAACGTGCTGCTGTACGCGGGGCTCTTCGCGGCGGGCGACGCGGCGCAGCAgctgtggcggcggcggcggcggggggccggggggccgccgcccgACTGGGCGCAGACGCGGCGGGTGGCGCTGGTGGCCCTCGCCTTCCACGGCAACTTCAGCTACGTGTGGCTGCGGGCGCTGGAGcgggcgctgcccgggcgccgcccgcccgccgtgCTCGCCAAGGTGCTCTGCGACCAGCTGCTGGGCGCCCCCGTGGCCGTGCTCGCCTTCTACACGG GTATGAGCATCCTTCAGAAGAAAGAGGACATTTTTTCAGACTGTCGAAAGAAATTTTGGAATACATATAAG ACCGGGCTGATGTACTGGCCTTTTGTGCAG CTGTCAAACTTCGTTTTGGTCCCTGTTTACCTGAGAACAGCTTACACTGGTCTCTGTGGCTTTCTCTGGGCTACCTTcatttgcttttcccagcagAGTGGAGATGGCACAGCAAGGTCAGCATTTGTGTGGCTCCAAAGAGAGGAGGTCAATGCAGATGAAGAACCATCAGAGAAATAA